Below is a genomic region from Deinococcus radiotolerans.
CCGGACGGTCACTGTGAACTGCGCCGCAGTGCAGGACGAGACCGAATTCTGGGCTGCCTTCATGCGGGACGTCCCCGACATCCATCCCGGGTTCGGCCGGAATCTCGCTGCTTTCCGGGACGCGCTGTGGGGAGGCCCCGGCTGGCCTGATGCCCACGAGGTGAGATTCACGAACTCGGAGTCACTCGGATCCCTGCGTGGGGACACCTTCAAGCAGTGCCTTGAGGAGATCGCCCGCGAGGTCAATGCCATGCGGCTCGTGTTCTCCTGAGCGCAGGCCGATCGCTGGTCAGCCGGGCCGGGCCGTGCTCA
It encodes:
- a CDS encoding barstar family protein, translated to MTARTVTVNCAAVQDETEFWAAFMRDVPDIHPGFGRNLAAFRDALWGGPGWPDAHEVRFTNSESLGSLRGDTFKQCLEEIAREVNAMRLVFS